The Streptomyces sp. NBC_01268 genome window below encodes:
- a CDS encoding precorrin-2 C(20)-methyltransferase — MTGKLYGVGLGPGDPNLMTVAAVKAIAGADVIAYHSARHGRSIARSIAAEHLREDQIEERLMYPLTVETTDHPGGYRGALDDFYEEAAARLAAHLDAGRTVAVLAEGDPLFYGSYQHMHKRLAHRYDTTVIPGVTSVSAAAARLGEPLCEAEEVLTIVPGTLPEDELTARLAGTDSAVVMKLGRTFPTVRRALERAGRLEDARYVERAFMKGERTGRLDEVDPESVPYFSVAVLPSRIDAQPPVRERGEVVVVGTGPAGAPWLTPESRGALVNADVLVGYTTYLDRVPVLRAGQIRHGSDNKVESERAEFALDLARRGRRVAVVSGGDPGVFAMATAVLEVASEERYADVPVRVLPGVTAANAAAAAAGAPLGHDYATISLSDRLKPWEVISRRLRSAAEADLVLAIYNPGSRSRTHQVAAARELLLELRSPDTPVVVARDVGGPEQSVRVLTLKTLDPSEVDMRTLLLVGSSQTRVTERGDGRTIAWTPRRYG, encoded by the coding sequence GTGACCGGAAAGCTGTACGGGGTCGGGCTCGGGCCCGGCGACCCGAACCTGATGACGGTGGCCGCGGTGAAGGCCATCGCCGGAGCCGACGTCATCGCCTACCACTCGGCCCGGCACGGGCGGTCCATCGCCCGCTCCATCGCCGCCGAGCACCTGCGCGAGGACCAGATCGAGGAGCGGCTGATGTACCCGCTCACGGTCGAGACCACCGACCACCCCGGCGGCTACCGGGGCGCGCTCGACGACTTCTACGAGGAGGCCGCGGCCCGGCTCGCCGCCCACCTCGACGCGGGCCGCACGGTCGCCGTCCTCGCCGAGGGCGACCCGCTGTTCTACGGCTCGTACCAGCACATGCACAAGCGGCTCGCGCACCGCTACGACACCACCGTCATCCCCGGCGTCACCTCCGTCAGCGCCGCCGCGGCCCGCCTCGGGGAGCCGCTGTGCGAGGCCGAGGAGGTGCTGACGATCGTCCCCGGCACGCTGCCGGAGGACGAGCTGACGGCCCGCCTGGCGGGCACGGACTCGGCGGTCGTCATGAAGCTGGGCCGCACCTTCCCCACCGTCCGGCGCGCCCTGGAGCGGGCCGGCCGCCTGGAGGACGCCCGTTACGTGGAGCGGGCGTTCATGAAGGGCGAGCGGACCGGGCGCCTCGACGAGGTGGACCCGGAGTCGGTCCCGTACTTCTCGGTGGCCGTGCTGCCCTCCCGCATCGACGCCCAGCCGCCGGTACGGGAGCGGGGCGAGGTCGTCGTCGTCGGCACCGGCCCGGCCGGGGCGCCCTGGCTGACGCCCGAGTCGCGCGGCGCGCTCGTCAACGCCGACGTGCTCGTCGGCTACACCACCTACCTCGACCGGGTGCCGGTGCTGCGCGCCGGGCAGATCCGGCACGGCTCGGACAACAAGGTCGAGTCGGAGCGGGCCGAGTTCGCCCTCGACCTGGCCCGGCGCGGCCGGCGGGTCGCGGTCGTCTCCGGCGGCGACCCGGGCGTGTTCGCCATGGCGACGGCCGTCCTGGAGGTGGCGTCGGAGGAGCGGTACGCCGACGTGCCCGTCCGCGTCCTGCCCGGCGTGACCGCCGCGAACGCGGCCGCCGCCGCCGCGGGCGCGCCGCTCGGCCACGACTACGCGACGATCTCCCTCTCCGACCGCCTCAAGCCCTGGGAGGTCATCTCCCGGCGCCTGCGGTCCGCCGCCGAGGCCGACCTGGTCCTCGCGATCTACAACCCCGGCTCCCGGTCCCGCACCCACCAGGTCGCCGCCGCGCGCGAACTCCTCCTGGAACTCCGCTCGCCCGACACCCCGGTGGTCGTCGCCCGCGACGTCGGCGGCCCGGAGCAGTCGGTGCGGGTGCTGACCCTGAAGACCCTGGACCCGTCCGAGGTCGACATGCGCACCCTGCTCCTCGTCGGCTCCTCCCAGACGCGGGTCACGGAGCGGGGCGACGGGCGCACGATCGCGTGGACGCCGCGGCGGTACGGATAG
- a CDS encoding serine hydrolase, whose protein sequence is MSTVRWLAAAGLTALLGATAPGPSPPPAQPPAQLDDADVRRAVDQLDGVVQSAMKRTGVPGVSVAVVHDGKVVKLQGYGVRKVGEKATVDADTVFQLASVSKPVASTVVAGAVGLDGWTKPVAPNVPDFKLKDPWVTSHMTAADLFSHRSGLPDHAGDLLEDLGYDQQYILSHLRYEPLTPFRASYAYTNFGLTGAAVAVAEEKGVPWDKLSDDVLYKPAGMDHTSSRFRDFVNAPDRAYGHAKAADGTWKAQYLRNADAQSPAGGVSSSARDMATFVKLQLADGKLDGRQIIAADALQRTHWPEAISNPPHAPAARTGFYGLGWNVSYDDAGRLRLSHTGGFELGAHTNVTMLPGEQLGIVVLTNASPVGVADAVALDFFDIAEHGKPVRDWIPLIQQVYQQQTDALRSDTDYAHPPSGAAPANAADTYAGTYRNSYYGPAEVVAATDGTLTLRLGPKPQSYRLTHYDGDTFSFETAGENAIGPTGVTFTPDGTSFTVEYLDHEGLGTFTR, encoded by the coding sequence ATGAGCACCGTTCGATGGCTTGCCGCGGCGGGACTTACGGCGCTTCTGGGTGCCACGGCCCCGGGGCCCTCGCCGCCCCCCGCCCAGCCGCCGGCCCAGCTCGACGACGCGGACGTGCGGCGGGCCGTCGACCAGCTGGACGGAGTGGTCCAGTCCGCCATGAAACGCACCGGTGTCCCGGGCGTCTCCGTCGCCGTCGTCCACGACGGCAAGGTGGTCAAGCTCCAGGGCTACGGCGTGCGGAAGGTCGGCGAGAAGGCCACGGTCGACGCCGACACCGTCTTCCAGCTCGCGTCCGTTTCGAAGCCGGTCGCCTCCACGGTGGTCGCCGGCGCCGTCGGCCTCGACGGCTGGACGAAGCCCGTCGCCCCGAACGTGCCGGACTTCAAGCTCAAGGACCCGTGGGTCACCTCGCACATGACGGCCGCCGACCTGTTCTCGCACCGCAGCGGCCTGCCCGACCACGCCGGGGACCTCCTCGAAGACCTCGGCTACGACCAGCAGTACATCCTGTCCCACCTGCGCTACGAGCCCCTCACCCCGTTCCGGGCGAGCTACGCCTACACCAACTTCGGCCTGACGGGCGCCGCGGTGGCCGTGGCGGAGGAGAAGGGCGTGCCCTGGGACAAGCTGTCCGACGACGTCCTCTACAAGCCGGCCGGCATGGACCACACCAGCTCCCGCTTCCGGGACTTCGTGAACGCCCCCGACCGCGCCTACGGCCACGCGAAGGCCGCCGACGGCACCTGGAAGGCGCAGTACCTGCGCAACGCGGACGCCCAGTCCCCGGCCGGCGGCGTCAGCTCGTCCGCCCGTGACATGGCGACCTTCGTGAAGCTCCAGCTCGCCGACGGCAAGCTGGACGGCCGGCAGATCATCGCCGCCGACGCCCTCCAGCGCACCCACTGGCCCGAGGCGATCTCCAACCCGCCGCACGCCCCGGCCGCCCGCACGGGCTTCTACGGCCTCGGCTGGAACGTGAGTTACGACGACGCGGGTCGGCTCAGGCTGTCGCACACCGGCGGCTTCGAACTCGGCGCGCACACCAACGTCACGATGCTGCCCGGCGAGCAGCTCGGCATCGTCGTCCTCACCAACGCCTCCCCGGTCGGCGTCGCCGACGCCGTCGCGCTCGACTTCTTCGACATCGCGGAGCACGGCAAGCCCGTCCGCGACTGGATCCCGCTCATCCAGCAGGTGTACCAGCAGCAGACGGACGCCCTCCGGTCGGACACCGACTACGCGCACCCGCCGTCCGGCGCCGCGCCCGCCAACGCCGCGGACACCTACGCCGGCACGTACCGCAACTCCTACTACGGCCCGGCCGAGGTCGTCGCCGCCACCGACGGCACCCTGACGCTCCGCCTGGGTCCGAAGCCCCAGTCGTACCGCCTGACGCACTACGACGGCGACACGTTCAGCTTCGAGACCGCCGGTGAGAACGCCATCGGGCCCACGGGCGTCACCTTCACCCCCGACGGCACGTCCTTCACGGTCGAGTACCTGGACCACGAGGGTCTGGGGACGTTCACCCGGTAG
- a CDS encoding cobalt-precorrin-6A reductase: MHVLILGGTTEARLLAGLLQGAQGADLRVTSSLAGRVAAPRLPAGEVRVGGFGGPEGLAAWVRQHGVDAVIDATHPFAERISFNAARAAATAHVPLLALRRPGWVPVAGDDWHEVGSLEEAAGALGGLGDRVFLTTGRMGLAAFAERPEWFLVRSVDAPDVPMPARSEVLLERGPFTLDGERGLLARHRIDVLVTKDSGGAATAPKLAAAREAGVPVVVVRRPPVPAGVPTAATPEEAAAWVRALAPRATDAAAGL; this comes from the coding sequence ATGCACGTACTCATTCTCGGGGGAACGACCGAGGCCCGGCTCCTCGCCGGGCTCCTCCAGGGGGCACAAGGGGCGGACCTTCGGGTCACCAGCTCGCTCGCGGGGCGGGTCGCCGCGCCCCGGCTGCCGGCCGGCGAGGTGCGGGTCGGCGGCTTCGGCGGGCCGGAGGGGCTGGCCGCGTGGGTGCGGCAGCACGGCGTGGACGCGGTCATCGACGCCACCCATCCCTTCGCCGAGCGGATCAGTTTCAACGCGGCCCGGGCGGCCGCCACCGCCCATGTTCCCCTGCTCGCGCTGCGGCGGCCCGGCTGGGTCCCGGTGGCGGGGGACGACTGGCACGAGGTGGGGTCGCTGGAGGAGGCCGCCGGGGCCCTCGGCGGGCTGGGCGACCGGGTGTTCCTGACGACCGGCCGGATGGGGCTCGCCGCCTTCGCCGAACGCCCCGAGTGGTTCCTCGTCAGGTCCGTCGACGCCCCCGACGTGCCGATGCCCGCTCGCTCCGAAGTCCTCCTGGAACGCGGGCCGTTCACCCTCGACGGCGAACGCGGGCTGCTCGCCCGGCACCGGATCGACGTGCTCGTCACCAAGGACAGCGGCGGCGCCGCGACCGCCCCCAAGCTCGCCGCCGCCCGCGAGGCCGGCGTCCCCGTGGTCGTCGTGCGCCGCCCGCCCGTCCCGGCGGGCGTGCCGACCGCGGCGACCCCGGAGGAGGCGGCCGCCTGGGTCCGGGCCCTCGCCCCGCGCGCGACAGACGCGGCCGCAGGACTTTGA
- a CDS encoding cobalt-precorrin-5B (C(1))-methyltransferase, whose protein sequence is MSATSSGGGREAQLKHTGLRPGWTTGACATAATTAAYTALLTGEFPDPVTITLPKGQTPAFALAVESTAPDADSAMAGVVKDAGDDPDVTHGALIRSTVRLLPPGSGVVFRAGPGVGTVTLPGLPLEVGEPAVNPVPRQMMRDHVAAVAAAHGGSGDVEITLSVDDGAEIARSTWNPRLGILGGLSILGTTGVVVPYSCSAWIDSIRRGVDVARAAGLSHVAGCTGSTSEKTVTTLYDLPELALLDMGDFAGAVLKYIRRHPVDRLTICGGFAKLSKLAAGHLDLHSARSQVDKPFLAALARTGGASDALAAEIATANTGLAALRLCESAAVPLGDLVAARARDEALAVLRGAPVAVDVVCIDRAGVVVGRSGVAGPGGRAAGSGTP, encoded by the coding sequence GTGAGTGCGACGAGTTCCGGCGGCGGGCGCGAGGCCCAACTCAAGCACACCGGTCTGCGCCCCGGCTGGACGACCGGTGCCTGCGCGACGGCGGCGACGACCGCCGCGTACACGGCGCTGCTCACCGGCGAGTTCCCGGACCCGGTGACGATCACCCTCCCGAAGGGCCAGACCCCCGCCTTCGCCCTGGCCGTGGAGTCGACGGCGCCGGACGCGGACTCCGCCATGGCCGGGGTGGTGAAGGACGCGGGCGACGACCCGGACGTGACGCACGGCGCGCTGATCCGCTCGACGGTACGGCTCCTGCCGCCCGGCTCGGGCGTGGTCTTCCGGGCGGGCCCGGGCGTCGGCACGGTCACGCTCCCCGGCCTGCCGCTGGAGGTCGGCGAACCGGCCGTCAACCCGGTCCCGCGGCAGATGATGCGCGACCACGTCGCCGCGGTCGCGGCGGCGCACGGCGGGAGCGGCGACGTCGAGATCACGCTCTCCGTGGACGACGGCGCGGAGATCGCCCGCTCCACCTGGAACCCGCGGCTCGGCATCCTCGGCGGCCTGTCCATCCTCGGCACGACGGGCGTCGTCGTGCCCTACTCGTGCTCGGCGTGGATCGACTCCATCCGCCGCGGCGTCGACGTGGCCCGCGCGGCCGGCCTCTCCCACGTCGCCGGCTGCACGGGCTCCACCTCGGAGAAGACCGTCACCACGCTGTACGACCTGCCGGAGCTCGCCCTCCTCGACATGGGCGACTTCGCGGGCGCGGTCCTCAAGTACATCCGGCGCCACCCGGTGGACCGCCTCACGATCTGCGGCGGCTTCGCGAAGCTCTCCAAGCTGGCCGCCGGCCACCTGGACCTGCACTCGGCCCGCTCCCAGGTCGACAAGCCCTTCCTCGCCGCCCTCGCCCGCACGGGCGGCGCCTCCGACGCCCTCGCCGCCGAGATCGCCACCGCCAACACGGGCCTCGCCGCCCTCCGCCTCTGCGAATCCGCCGCCGTCCCCCTCGGCGACCTCGTCGCCGCCCGCGCCCGCGACGAGGCCCTGGCGGTGCTGCGGGGGGCGCCGGTCGCCGTGGACGTGGTGTGCATCGACCGGGCGGGCGTGGTCGTGGGGCGGTCGGGAGTGGCGGGGCCGGGGGGCCGGGCGGCCGGGTCGGGCACGCCCTAG
- a CDS encoding 50S ribosomal protein bL37, which produces MSKRGNKRRARKKKGANHGKRPNT; this is translated from the coding sequence ATGTCGAAGCGAGGCAACAAGCGCCGGGCGCGGAAGAAGAAGGGCGCCAACCACGGGAAGCGGCCCAACACCTGA
- the cobM gene encoding precorrin-4 C(11)-methyltransferase, with the protein MTVYFIGAGPGAADLITVRGARTLAKCGVCLYAGSLVPTELLAECPPDAKLVDTARMDLDQIVAEIAAAHEAGQDVARLHSGDPSVFSAMAEQMRRLDAAGIPYEVVPGVPAFAAAAAALKRELTVPTVGQTVILTRIAQQATPMPEGEDLATLGRSGALLVLHLAARYADRVVAELAPHYGADCPAAVVAMASRPDEVVLRGTLADIADQLKASGITKTAVIIVGRTLGASEFRDSHLYDPARDRHTC; encoded by the coding sequence ATGACCGTCTACTTCATCGGCGCGGGCCCCGGGGCGGCCGACCTGATCACCGTGCGCGGCGCGCGGACCCTGGCGAAGTGCGGGGTCTGCCTCTACGCGGGCTCGCTCGTCCCCACCGAACTGCTCGCCGAGTGCCCGCCGGACGCGAAGCTGGTCGACACGGCCCGGATGGACCTGGACCAGATCGTCGCCGAGATCGCCGCCGCCCACGAGGCCGGCCAGGACGTGGCCCGCCTGCACTCCGGCGACCCGTCCGTCTTCAGCGCCATGGCCGAGCAGATGCGCCGCCTGGACGCGGCGGGCATCCCGTACGAGGTGGTGCCCGGCGTACCGGCCTTTGCGGCGGCCGCGGCGGCCCTGAAGCGGGAACTGACCGTGCCGACGGTCGGCCAGACCGTCATCCTCACCCGCATCGCCCAGCAGGCGACGCCCATGCCGGAGGGCGAGGACCTGGCGACCCTCGGCCGCAGCGGCGCGCTCCTGGTCCTGCACCTGGCGGCCCGCTACGCCGACCGCGTCGTCGCCGAGCTCGCCCCCCACTACGGCGCGGACTGCCCCGCCGCCGTCGTGGCGATGGCCAGCCGCCCGGACGAGGTCGTCCTGCGCGGCACCCTGGCCGACATCGCGGACCAGCTCAAGGCCTCGGGCATCACCAAGACCGCCGTGATCATCGTGGGCCGCACCCTGGGCGCCTCGGAGTTCCGCGACAGCCACCTGTACGACCCGGCCCGGGACCGCCACACCTGCTGA
- the cbiE gene encoding precorrin-6y C5,15-methyltransferase (decarboxylating) subunit CbiE, protein MNAAISVVGIGADGWDGLPEASRRTLRAAEVLIGGPRQLDLLPAADCPGTRVAWPTPLLPAVPGLLAAHEGRRVAVLASGDPMFYGIGRTLARAVGPDRLRVLPHPSSVSYACARLGWPLEATETVSLVARPLDALTSRLHDGRRLLLLGEDADSPARVAALLRERGWGGTRIRVLEQLGSARERLLDGTAAQWPHERTDPLHVIALDCVRDPETLRLGVTPGLPDEAYEHDGQLTKRYVRAATLAALAPAPGELLWDIGGGSGSIGIEWTRAHRDCRAVAVERSAERAARIARNAAALGVPGLRVVTAAAPAGLAELPTPDAVFIGGGLTAPGLLDACWDALPAGGRLVANTVTMESEALLAERYRRHGGELVRLAVAAAVPVGGFTGWRQAMPVTQWSVTKG, encoded by the coding sequence GTGAACGCTGCGATATCGGTCGTCGGAATCGGCGCGGACGGCTGGGACGGGCTCCCGGAGGCCTCCCGCCGGACCCTGCGCGCCGCCGAGGTGCTCATCGGCGGCCCCCGCCAGCTCGACCTGCTGCCCGCCGCCGACTGCCCCGGCACCCGCGTCGCCTGGCCCACCCCGCTGCTCCCCGCCGTGCCCGGCCTGCTCGCCGCCCACGAGGGGCGCCGCGTCGCGGTCCTGGCCAGCGGAGACCCCATGTTCTACGGGATCGGCCGCACCCTCGCCCGGGCCGTCGGGCCGGACCGGCTGCGGGTCCTGCCGCACCCGTCCTCCGTCTCGTACGCCTGCGCCCGGCTCGGCTGGCCCCTGGAGGCCACCGAGACCGTCTCGCTCGTCGCCCGGCCCCTGGACGCCCTCACCTCCCGGCTGCACGACGGGCGCCGGCTGCTGCTGCTCGGCGAGGACGCCGACTCCCCGGCACGGGTCGCCGCGCTGCTGCGCGAACGGGGCTGGGGCGGCACGCGGATCCGCGTCCTCGAACAGCTCGGCTCCGCGCGCGAGCGGCTCCTCGACGGAACCGCGGCCCAGTGGCCGCACGAGCGCACCGACCCGCTCCACGTGATCGCCCTCGACTGCGTGCGCGACCCGGAGACGCTGCGGCTCGGCGTCACGCCCGGACTGCCCGACGAGGCGTACGAGCACGACGGCCAGCTCACCAAGCGGTACGTGCGCGCCGCCACGCTCGCCGCGCTGGCACCCGCCCCGGGCGAACTGCTCTGGGACATCGGCGGCGGCTCCGGCTCCATCGGCATCGAGTGGACGCGGGCCCACCGCGACTGCCGGGCCGTCGCCGTGGAGCGGTCCGCCGAGCGCGCGGCGCGCATCGCCCGCAACGCGGCGGCCCTCGGCGTCCCGGGCCTGCGGGTGGTGACCGCCGCGGCCCCGGCCGGCCTGGCGGAGCTGCCCACCCCCGACGCGGTCTTCATCGGCGGCGGCCTGACCGCCCCCGGCCTGCTCGACGCCTGCTGGGACGCGCTCCCGGCCGGCGGCCGGCTCGTCGCCAACACGGTGACGATGGAGTCCGAGGCGCTGCTCGCCGAGCGCTATCGCCGCCACGGCGGCGAACTGGTCCGGCTCGCGGTCGCCGCCGCCGTGCCGGTGGGCGGCTTCACCGGCTGGCGCCAGGCGATGCCGGTCACGCAATGGTCCGTAACGAAGGGTTGA
- a CDS encoding DUF6126 family protein yields the protein MERWKERGVMLRVFVYVFATHAFAGFVWLLFYVGQNAQK from the coding sequence ATCGAGCGCTGGAAGGAGCGGGGCGTGATGCTCCGCGTCTTCGTGTACGTCTTCGCGACGCACGCGTTCGCGGGCTTCGTCTGGCTGCTCTTCTACGTCGGGCAGAACGCCCAGAAGTGA
- a CDS encoding LLM class flavin-dependent oxidoreductase, producing the protein MQFGIFTVGDVTADPTTGRTPTEHERIKNTVAIALKAEEVGLDVFATGEHHNPPFVPSSPTTLLGHIAARTENLILSTSTTLITTNDPVKIAEDYATLQHLADGRVDLMMGRGNTGPVYPWFGQDIRQGIPLAIENYALLHKLWREDVVDWEGKFRTALQGFTATPRPLDGVPPFVWHGSIRSPEIAEQAAYYGDGFFANHIFWPKQHTEKMVRLYRQRYAHYGHGTPEQAIVGLGGQVFMRKNSQDAVRDFRPYFDNAPVYGHGPSLEEFSRETPLTVGSPQEVIERTLSFRDYVGDYQRQLFLVDHAGLPLKTVLEQLDLLGEEVVPVLRKEFANLRPAGVPDTAPLHPAVTAHRTEKES; encoded by the coding sequence ATGCAGTTCGGGATCTTCACCGTCGGCGACGTGACGGCCGACCCCACCACCGGCCGTACCCCCACCGAGCACGAGCGGATCAAGAACACCGTCGCCATCGCGCTCAAGGCGGAGGAGGTCGGCCTGGACGTCTTCGCGACCGGCGAGCACCACAACCCGCCGTTCGTCCCGTCCTCCCCGACGACCCTCCTCGGGCACATAGCCGCCCGCACGGAGAACCTGATCCTCTCCACCTCCACGACCCTCATCACCACCAACGACCCGGTGAAGATCGCCGAGGACTACGCCACCCTCCAGCACCTCGCCGACGGCCGCGTCGACCTGATGATGGGCCGCGGCAACACCGGCCCGGTCTACCCGTGGTTCGGCCAGGACATCCGCCAGGGCATCCCGCTCGCCATCGAGAACTACGCGCTCCTCCACAAGCTGTGGAGGGAGGACGTGGTCGACTGGGAGGGCAAGTTCCGCACCGCGCTCCAGGGCTTCACGGCCACCCCGCGCCCGCTCGACGGCGTCCCGCCGTTCGTGTGGCACGGCTCCATCCGCTCCCCGGAGATCGCCGAGCAGGCCGCGTACTACGGTGACGGCTTCTTCGCCAACCACATCTTCTGGCCCAAGCAGCACACCGAGAAGATGGTCCGGCTCTACCGGCAGCGGTACGCCCACTACGGCCACGGCACCCCCGAGCAGGCGATCGTCGGCCTCGGCGGCCAGGTCTTCATGCGGAAGAACTCGCAGGACGCCGTTCGGGACTTCCGCCCGTACTTCGACAACGCACCGGTCTACGGCCACGGCCCCTCCCTGGAGGAGTTCAGCCGCGAGACCCCGCTGACCGTCGGCTCGCCGCAGGAGGTCATCGAGCGCACCCTGTCCTTCCGCGACTACGTCGGCGACTACCAGCGCCAGCTCTTCCTGGTCGACCACGCCGGTCTGCCCCTGAAGACGGTCCTGGAGCAGCTCGACCTCCTCGGCGAGGAGGTCGTCCCGGTGCTCCGCAAGGAGTTCGCGAACCTGCGGCCGGCCGGCGTCCCCGACACCGCCCCGCTGCACCCCGCCGTCACCGCGCACCGCACCGAGAAGGAGTCGTAA
- a CDS encoding FMN reductase, with protein MQTLKLVAVSAGLSSPSSTRLLADRLVQATRYRLAEQEYAVDVEVVELRDLAVDIAKNLVTGFPSEKLGAAIDAVTGADGVIAVTPVFTASYSGLFKSFFDLIDPTALTGVPVLIGATGGTARHSLVLDHALRPLFAYLRAAVAPTAVYAASEDWGSGGDEYTEGLPSRITRAGQEFAGAVAARPRRRDDEAGVDEIIPFERQLADLRLD; from the coding sequence ATGCAGACCCTCAAGCTGGTCGCCGTCTCCGCCGGCCTCAGCTCCCCCTCCTCCACCCGGCTGCTCGCCGACCGGCTCGTCCAGGCGACCCGCTACCGGCTGGCCGAGCAGGAGTACGCGGTCGACGTCGAGGTCGTCGAACTGCGCGACCTGGCCGTCGACATCGCGAAGAACCTCGTGACCGGCTTCCCCTCCGAGAAGCTGGGCGCGGCGATCGACGCGGTGACGGGCGCCGACGGCGTCATCGCCGTCACCCCGGTCTTCACCGCCTCGTACAGCGGCCTGTTCAAGTCCTTCTTCGACCTGATCGACCCGACGGCGCTGACCGGCGTCCCGGTCCTGATCGGGGCGACCGGCGGCACCGCCCGCCACTCGCTCGTCCTCGACCACGCCCTGCGCCCGCTCTTCGCCTACCTGCGGGCCGCCGTCGCCCCGACCGCCGTGTACGCGGCCTCGGAGGACTGGGGTTCGGGCGGCGACGAGTACACCGAGGGGCTGCCCTCCCGGATCACCCGGGCCGGGCAGGAGTTCGCCGGGGCGGTCGCGGCCCGCCCGCGCCGCCGCGACGACGAGGCCGGGGTGGACGAGATCATCCCGTTCGAGCGCCAATTGGCCGACCTGCGACTGGATTGA
- a CDS encoding universal stress protein: protein MAGGRIVVGVDGSAPSLRALKWAAAQAALTGDSLQTVISWEYPASWATLMPGVPPEFDPERLAKQILDQALDQALDPATAAAVTRTIVGGNAPQALIDQAEGATLLVVGDRGYSGFKAAVLGSVSSHVTQHAPCPVVVVRGEVPGEE from the coding sequence ATGGCCGGCGGCAGGATCGTGGTGGGCGTGGACGGATCGGCTCCGTCCCTGAGGGCGCTGAAGTGGGCGGCGGCGCAGGCCGCCCTCACCGGGGACTCCCTCCAGACGGTGATCAGCTGGGAGTACCCGGCCTCCTGGGCCACCCTCATGCCGGGCGTCCCGCCCGAGTTCGACCCGGAACGGCTGGCGAAGCAGATCCTGGACCAGGCCCTGGACCAGGCGCTCGACCCCGCCACCGCGGCCGCGGTCACCCGCACCATCGTGGGCGGCAACGCGCCCCAGGCCCTGATCGACCAGGCCGAGGGCGCCACGCTGCTCGTGGTCGGCGACCGCGGCTACAGCGGCTTCAAGGCGGCGGTCCTGGGCTCCGTCTCCTCGCACGTCACCCAGCACGCGCCGTGCCCGGTGGTGGTCGTGCGCGGGGAGGTCCCGGGGGAGGAGTAG
- a CDS encoding RidA family protein translates to MTHDQRTITNPATLHDPTPFGYSHAASAPGELVFIGGQYASDATGSPLHPDDFAAQVDLAFTHLRHALEGVGLGFGHVVRLGSYVVDHDLAKLEVLGKALHAAFGDRLPAQTLSGVASLALPGMLFEIDAVAVRPAAG, encoded by the coding sequence GTGACCCACGACCAGCGCACGATCACCAACCCCGCCACCCTGCACGACCCGACCCCCTTCGGCTACAGCCACGCGGCCTCCGCACCGGGCGAACTCGTCTTCATCGGCGGCCAGTACGCCTCCGACGCCACCGGCTCCCCGCTCCACCCCGACGACTTCGCCGCCCAGGTCGACCTGGCCTTCACCCACCTGCGGCACGCGCTGGAGGGCGTCGGTCTCGGCTTCGGGCACGTCGTCCGGCTCGGCTCGTACGTCGTCGACCACGACCTCGCCAAGCTGGAGGTCCTCGGCAAGGCCCTGCACGCCGCCTTCGGCGACCGGCTGCCCGCCCAGACCCTCAGCGGCGTCGCGTCCCTCGCCCTGCCCGGCATGCTCTTCGAGATCGACGCGGTGGCGGTGCGCCCGGCGGCCGGCTGA
- a CDS encoding RrF2 family transcriptional regulator has protein sequence MNEGVEWAMHSCLNLAWIGEGRAVTAARLAAYHELPAAYLNKQLQALVRAGILGSVSGPKGGFRLARSLDRITLMDVVTAIEGPDEAFRCTEIRGQGPGAAGPPSAECAIAGAMGRAELAWRRELAGRTLDDVRAQAERQAPGAPDRIRRWLATTG, from the coding sequence ATGAACGAGGGCGTCGAATGGGCGATGCACAGCTGCCTGAACCTGGCCTGGATCGGCGAGGGCCGGGCGGTCACCGCGGCCCGGCTCGCGGCGTACCACGAGCTGCCCGCCGCCTACCTCAACAAGCAGCTCCAGGCGCTCGTCCGGGCCGGGATCCTCGGCTCGGTCTCCGGCCCCAAGGGCGGCTTCCGGCTGGCCAGGTCGCTGGACCGGATCACCCTCATGGACGTGGTCACGGCGATCGAGGGCCCGGACGAGGCCTTCCGCTGCACCGAGATCCGGGGCCAGGGGCCGGGGGCGGCGGGACCGCCCTCCGCCGAGTGCGCCATCGCCGGCGCGATGGGCCGGGCCGAGCTGGCCTGGCGGCGGGAGCTGGCCGGCCGGACCCTGGACGACGTCCGCGCCCAGGCCGAACGGCAGGCGCCCGGCGCCCCGGACCGGATCCGCCGCTGGCTCGCCACGACGGGCTGA